In Dunckerocampus dactyliophorus isolate RoL2022-P2 chromosome 14, RoL_Ddac_1.1, whole genome shotgun sequence, one DNA window encodes the following:
- the ap3m1 gene encoding AP-3 complex subunit mu-1, with translation MIHSLFLINHTGDIFLEKHWKSVINRSVCDYFFEAKEKALEPENVPPILQTPHHYLISIYRGKLFFLSVTQTEVPPLFVIEFLHRVADTLQDYFGECTEGVIKDNLVTVYEILEEMLDNGFPLATESNVLKEMIKPPTILRSVVNTLTGGSNVGDMLPTGQLSNIPWRRAGVKYTNNEAYFDVIEEIDAILDKSGSTVFAEIQGVIEACVRLTGMPDLTLSFMNPRLLDDVSFHPCVRFKRWESERVLSFIPPDGNFTLMTYHVSSQNLVAIPVYVKQNISFLETGSCGRLDITIGPKQTMGKMVEGLMVTIHMPKAVLSTNLTATQGSYTYDLATKVLVWDIGKLNPQKLPNLRGSLSVQAGAPKPEENPSLNIDLKIQQLAISGLKVNRLDMYGEKYKPFKGVKYVTKAGKFQVRT, from the exons ATGATCCACAGTCTGTTCCTGATTAATCACACGGGAGACATCTTCCTGGAGAAACACTGGAAGAGTGTCATAAACAGGAGTGTATGCGACTACTTCTTCGAAGCCAAGGAGAAAGCGTTGGAGCCCGAAAATGTGCCTCCTATATTGCAGACCCCACATCACTATCTCATCAGTATATACAGAGGGAAGCTCTTCTTCCTCTCTGTCACCCAGACTGAAGTTCCTCCACTGTTTGTCATTGAATTCCTGCACAGAGTCGCAGACACGCTTCAG GACTACTTTGGAGAATGCACCGAAGGGGTCATCAAAGACAACCTGGTGACAGTTTATGAGATTTTGGAAGAGATGCTTGACAACGGCTTTCCTTTGGCGACAGAGTCCAATGTCCTTAAGGAGATGATTAAGCCCCCCACCATCCTGAGATCAGTTGTCAATACCCTGACAG gGGGAAGCAATGTTGGAGACATGTTACCAACCGGTCAATTGTCTAATATTCCCTGGAGGCGAGCTGGTGTGAAATATACCAACAATGAAGCATACTTCGACGTCATTGAGGAAATAGATGCCATTTTGGACAAATCAG GTTCCACAGTATTTGCAGAGATCCAGGGTGTAATAGAAGCCTGTGTGAGACTCACAGGGATGCCTGACCTCACTCTGTCATTCATG AATCCTCGTCTTCTTGACGACGTCAGCTTTCACCCATGTGTGCGTTTTAAGCGCTGGGAATCGGAGCGCGTCCTCTCTTTCATCCCGCCCGATGGCAACTTCACCCTCATGACTTATCATGTCAGCTCTCAGAA TCTGGTGGCCATTCCGGTGTACGTGAAGCAGAACATCAGTTTCTTGGAGACAGGCTCTTGCGGTCGTCTGGACATCACAATAGGACCCAAGCAGACCATGGGGAAGATGGTGGAGGGTTTGATGGTCACCATCCACATGCCTAAAGCTGTGCTCAGTACCAACCTCACAGCCACGCAGGGAAGCTACACGTACGACCTCGCCACCAAG GTGTTGGTTTGGGACATCGGGAAGCTGAACCCCCAGAAGCTTCCTAACCTGCGAGGCAGCCTAAGCGTGCAGGCAGGAGCTCCAAAACCTGAGGAGAACCCCTCGCTCAACATTGACTTGAAGATACAGCAGCTGGCTATATCAG GCCTGAAGGTGAATCGTCTGGACATGTACGGCGAAAAGTACAAACCCTTTAAAGGGGTCAAGTACGTGACAAAAGCTGGGAAATTCCAAGTGCGGACCTGA